A genomic window from Prunus persica cultivar Lovell chromosome G2, Prunus_persica_NCBIv2, whole genome shotgun sequence includes:
- the LOC109947279 gene encoding protein FAR1-RELATED SEQUENCE 5-like — translation MAMTGLVDVFGQMQLLDVVVFDTTFNTNRYDLTFAPMLGVNNHGQTIVLACAFLSKETTESFVWKFEELKKAMPGGEPKTIITDQDAAMAIAISIAFPTTFHRLCIWHITSKFSVKLPHSAYKEYWREFQKAIWDTDNKDEFDAKWNIVVTKAGLTDHPWLSSIFDLRESWVPAYARQFFAAGMSSSQRAEGSHGFFKQYISRRNSLMDFIIRFERALSHQREKELVADHVDAFEVAQCILPMPMNKQMATLYTRTMFQKFEQELIQSTACFLELKTEDASKVVFNVSERKNWETRVAEVVYVKDSDHASCSCKRFEFVGIICKHILALFRRDQIEYMPDKYILKRWKKTAKSGLVSDANGNEIKDCADPGLLIKGCTMSRLASDVVEDALMSEEGCELLSETLKSLQVKLKLLKDGPSNNEVGGSSSQTQYMKDPKRVRCKGRSKGVTGAKEKAMKRGIRHCRECGHIGHDRRQCPRNLNTPTSPSNNDESTPIDRSDPLFDEFDRMHGPTD, via the exons ATGGCCATGACAGGTTTAGTCGATGTTTTTGGGCAGATGCAACTTCtagacgttgttgtatttgatACCACATTCAACACGAATCGATACGACTTGACATTTGCACCAATGTTGGGAGTTAATAACCATGGTCAGACAATTGTCTTAGCATGCGCATTTTTGAGCAAGGAAACGACTGAGTCGTTTGTTTGGAAGTTTGAGGAGCTTAAGAAAGCCATGCCAGGTGGCGAACCTAAAACGATCATTACAGATCAAGATGCAGCAATGGCCATAGCGATTTCAATAGCCTTCCCGACTACATTTCATCGACTTTGCATATGGCACATCACATCAAAGTTCTCTGTTAAGTTACCACATTCTGCTTATAAGGAGTATTGGCGTGAATTTCAGAAAGCCATATGGGATACTGACAATAAGGATGAGTTTGATGcaaaatggaatattgtggTTACAAAGGCTGGTTTGACTGACCATCCATGGCTAAGctcaatatttgatttaagggAATCTTGGGTTCCAGCCTATGCACGACAATTTTTTGCCGCTGGAATGTCAAGCAGCCAAAGAGCAGAAGGTTctcatggttttttcaagcaataCATATCAAGGAGAAATTCGTTGATGGATTTCATAATACGATTTGAGAGGGCACTTTCTCATCAACGTGAAAAAGAGTTAGTTGCTGATCACGTAGATGCATTTGAAGTGGCTCAATGTATTCTACCGATgccaatgaacaaacaaatggctaccttgtacacaaggacaatgtttcaaaagtttgagCAAGAACTAATACAAAGTACAGCATGTTTCCTAGAGCTCAAAACAGAGGATGCTTCTAAAGTTGTCTTTAACGTGAgcgaaaggaaaaattgggaaacaagaGTGGCAGAAGTCGTATATGTCAAAGATTCTGACCACGCATCGTGTAGCTGcaaaagatttgaatttgttggaattatttGCAAGCACATCCTAGCATTGTTCAGAAGGGACCAGATTGAATATATGCccgataaatatattttgaagaggtGGAAGAAAACTGCGAAATCTGGATTGGTGTCAGATGCAAATGGCAACGAAATTAAAGACTGTGCAGATCCTGGTCTTTTAATAAAGGGGTGTACAATGTCTCGACTTGCTTCAGATGTGGTTGAGGATGCATTAATGAGTGAAGAAGGATGTGAGCTACTGTCAGAGACTCTAAAAAGTTTGCaggtgaagttgaagttgttgaaggATGGACCAAGTAATAACGAAGTTGGAGGGTCCAGctctcaaacacaatataTGAAAGACCCTAAGAGAGTGAGGTGCAAGGGAAGGTCGAAAGGAGTAACGGgagcaaaggaaaaggcaatgaAGCGAGGGATTAGACACTGTCGAGAGTGTGGACACATTGGTCATGATAGAAGACAATGCCCAAGAAATTTGAACACACC GACATCACCGTCGAACAATGACGAATCAACTCCAATAGATCGTAGTGACCCATTATTCGACGAATTTGACAGGATGCACGGACCAACTGATTGA